A genomic segment from Triticum dicoccoides isolate Atlit2015 ecotype Zavitan chromosome 1A, WEW_v2.0, whole genome shotgun sequence encodes:
- the LOC119358473 gene encoding tryptophan decarboxylase 1-like, producing the protein MGSLDTNPTTFSAFPNDKAAAFEPLNPDDVRAYLHKAVDFISDYYTNVESMPVLPNVKPGYLQDELSASPPTYSAPFDVTMKELRTSVVPGMTHWASPNFFAFFPSTNSAAAIAGDLIASAMNTVGFTWQASPAATEMEVLALDWLAQLLRLPTTFMNRTSTGRGTGGGVILGTTSEAMLVTLVAARDAALRRSGSVGVADLPRLVVYAADQTHSTFFKACRLAGFDPANIRSISTGPETDYGLDPAKLLDIMQADADAGLVPTYVCATVGTTSSNAVDPVGAVADIAAMFNAWVHVDAAYAGSACICPEFRHHLDGVEHVDSISMSPHKWLLTCLDCTCLYVRDAHRLSDSLETNPEYLKNDATDSGEVTDLKDMQVGVGRRFRGLKLWMVMRTYGTAKLQEHIRSDVAMAKMFEDFVRADDGFEVVVPRNFALVCFRIKATGAMTEEDADEANRVLMENLNKTGKAYLAHTVVGDRFVLRFAAGSSLQEERHVRSAWDLIKKTTSSIMD; encoded by the coding sequence ATGGGCAGCTTGGACACCAACCCAACGACCTTCTCCGCCTTCCCCAACGACAAGGCAGCAGCGTTCGAGCCGCTAAACCCCGATGATGTCCGCGCATATCTTCACAAGGCCGTCGACTTCATCTCGGACTACTACACCAACGTCGAGTCCATGCCCGTTCTTCCTAACGTGAAGCCGGGATACCTGCAGGACGAGCTCAGCGCGTCCCCGCCGACCTACTCGGCGCCGTTTGATGTCACCATGAAGGAGCTCAGGACCTCTGTCGTACCCGGCATGACACACTGGGCCAGCCCCaacttcttcgccttcttcccctcCACCAACAGTGCCGCGGCTATCGCCGGGGACCTCATCGCCTCCGCCATGAACACTGTCGGGTTCACGTGGCAAGCCTCTCCGGCAGCCACCGAGATGGAGGTTCTCGCTCTCGACTGGCTTGCGCAGCTCCTTCGCCTGCCAACCACCTTCATGAACCGCACCAGCACTGGTCGGGGCACCGGTGGTGGCGTCATCCTCGGCACCACGAGTGAGGCAATGCTCGTCACGCTGGTCGCCGCCCGTGACGCCGCGTTGCGTCGGAGCGGCTCCGTCGGCGTGGCCGACTTGCCGCGCTTGGTTGTGTACGCTGCTGACCAGACCCACTCTACATTCTTCAAGGCATGTCGGCTCGCAGGCTTCGACCCCGCCAACATCCGCTCCATCTCTACCGGGCCGGAAACCGACTACGGGCTcgacccagccaagcttctcgataTCATGCAAGCTGACGCCGACGCTGGTCTTGTGCCAACATATGTTTGCGCCACAGTGGGCACAACGTCTTCCAACGCTGTTGACCCGGTGGGTGCCGTCGCCGACATTGCCGCCATGTTTAATGCATGGGTCCATGTCGACGCTGCCTACGCTGGCAGTGCGTGCATCTGCCCAGAGTTCCGCCACCATCTCGACGGCGTCGAGCACGTGGACTCCATTAGCATGAGCCCACACAAATGGCTTCTCACATGCCTCGATTGCACCTGTCTCTACGTCCGTGATGCTCACCGCCTCAGTGACTCGTTGGAGACCAACCCGGAGTACCTCAAGAACGATGCTACAGACTCGGGCGAGGTCACCGATCTTAAGGACATGCAGGTCGGCGTTGGTCGACGGTTTCGTGGGCTCAAGCTCTGGATGGTCATGCGCACCTATGGTACCGCAAAGCTCCAAGAGCATATCCGTAGCGACGTCGCCATGGCCAAGATGTTTGAAGATTTTGTTCGTGCCGACGACGGGTTCGAGGTGGTTGTACCAAGGAACTTTGCTCTTGTGTGCTTCAGGATCAAGGCGACTGGAGCTATGACGGAGGAGGATGCCGATGAGGCTAACCGTGTGCTCATGGAGAACTTGAACAAGACCGGTAAGGCTTATCTTGCACACACAGTGGTTGGTGATAGGTTCGTGCTTCGGTTTGCCGCGGGGTCGTCCCTGCAGGAGGAGAGGCATGTGAGGAGTGCTTGGGACCTCATCAAGAAGACTACTAGCAGTATCATGGATTAA